In Dolichospermum sp. DET69, the genomic stretch TTAAGAATTTTTCATACCAATCTTTCAAACAATTGGTGTAGATATCTTTGATGTCAATGTCACGACTGTACTTGGTATGTCCCCTTTCCAAACAAAATCGAATCTGGGAGGTGTTGCCGATTTTCCCTCCGTTGAGACGTTTCATTTTTTCGGCAATGTCTTCGATGAGAACTTCTACACCTGCGGGGTAGGGAGTATGAACTTCTCGCTTTCCCTGGTTGTAACGAGAATAAAGTGTGGTTCCATTCCCAAAATCTAGGACAGTGAGCTTGGGTGGAAGTTGATGTCCAAACAATGCACCCATCCCCTCTGGGACAACTTTAATTATTTCTAGGGTGACATCTGATTTTTTGCCCGCAAGTATTGGTTGATATTCTCCGTTGAGTGCTTGTTTTAAATCTTTTGCCAGTCCTATGTCATGTAAGCTGACGACTAATTTTAAATGCCAAGCTTTACGATGTGGCAAATGTGCTA encodes the following:
- a CDS encoding ParM/StbA family protein yields the protein MSNIHALQKIFPAGFDNGYGSLKLFVDGFEVVRIPSYISTAEMEDVPGRIVLDGAAYTVGESAFRTGYHFDRNTDHNENKIKNALLMLFGGLAHLPHRKAWHLKLVVSLHDIGLAKDLKQALNGEYQPILAGKKSDVTLEIIKVVPEGMGALFGHQLPPKLTVLDFGNGTTLYSRYNQGKREVHTPYPAGVEVLIEDIAEKMKRLNGGKIGNTSQIRFCLERGHTKYSRDIDIKDIYTNCLKDWYEKFLKKPVSLTLDAKHQGDEIWAIGGGCLLPGFKKLLEKNGFQILDNPVEANACGLLEMAKAMINKNL